One window of Dromaius novaehollandiae isolate bDroNov1 chromosome 20, bDroNov1.hap1, whole genome shotgun sequence genomic DNA carries:
- the TTC16 gene encoding LOW QUALITY PROTEIN: tetratricopeptide repeat protein 16 (The sequence of the model RefSeq protein was modified relative to this genomic sequence to represent the inferred CDS: deleted 2 bases in 1 codon), with amino-acid sequence MEMEAGELFPTAVPEEQVQEGWERSLEKIFRPGQCLRSIEGPREASYLPVIVRDRMQEHWQKGLDFSSRGQWEEAVTCYSKAINLDPQRGRCLLDQELYCEALEAFTRAAELQPHCRVFRQRSIVCLAALNKFPECLQTVNRDLEEDGSNPDLYVLRASFYARFGQLALCHQDIQRALELEPRHGAAQALKQRLLKRSQEAKAEAVTKALCGDLRGALLKISFAIENDPLAADFFIEVVSALPWPWLQLVGPTGFSALLVLSPSHRGTFLRRLKNFSAACEDFARARELGAEGGPEAQEAWRQLVLTYNDCAVRCYALGLFDEAVRLLGEALRDEKREKGLYVNRGDCFLRLGELAYALADYQQALELSPGDWGVRRRIAVVLHEQGQQDLAARRYQQAEARFSAAIKYDPHKPLYYLCRARTRVCRGRVESAKEDVALSLWLDPTDSEVLSLAHYLFPRKTIQAVLRSETGRLAKETLEKKLLCPAEPPVLAGLTRCKRRSRPPITLEGDLKEAAEPEEARGAWQDCENSISRCTSEYELYEELVTCGGIATRETGTGLKLNLLHSALGQKQALLSA; translated from the exons ATGGAGATGGAGGCGGGGGAGCTATTTCCAACTGCGGTGCCAGAAGAGCAGGtacaggaaggctgggagagGTCCTTGGAAAAGATCTTCAGGCCTGGCCAGTGTCTGCGCAGCATTGAGGGCCCCAGGGAGGCGAGCTACCTCCCTGTGATTGTGCGGGACAGGATGCAGGAGCA ctggcagaaaGGGCTGGACTTTTCCTCCCGTGGCCAGTGGGAGGAAGCCGTCACCTGCTATTCGAAAGCCATCAACTTGGATCCACAGAGG GGCCGATGTCTGCTTGACCAGGAGCTCTACTGTGAGGCCCTGGAGGCCTTCACGagggcagctgagctgcagcctcACTGCAGGGTGTTTCGCCAGAGGAG TATCGTGTGTCTTGCTGCCCTCAACAAGTTCCCGGAGTGCCTCCAGACAGTTAACAGAGATCTGGAAGAAGATGGAAGTAACCCTGATCTATATGTGCTCCGCGCCTCGTTCTATGCGCGCTTTGGGCAG CTGGCCCTGTGTCACCAGGACATTCAGCGGGCCCTGGAGCTGGAGCCACGGCATGGAGCTGCCCAAGCTCTGAAGCAGAGGCTGCTGAAACGAAGCCAGGAGGCCAAGGCCGAGGCAGTGACGAAGGCCCTGTGTGGGGACCTGCGAGGAGCCCTGCTCAAGATCAGCTTTGCCATCGAGAATGACCCCTTGGCTGCTGACTTCTTCATC GAGGTAGTGAGTGCGTTGccctggccctggctgcagcTGGTTGGCCCCACTGGCTTCTCAGCTCTGCTGGTTTTGTCCCCCTCTCACAGAGGGACCTTCCTCCGACGGCTCAAGAACTTCAGTGCGGCTTGTGAGGATTTTGCCAGGGCGAGGGAGCTGGGTGCTGAGGGGGGCCCTGAGGCCCAGGAGGCTTGGCGGCAGCTGGTGCTCACCTACAACGACTGCGCCGTGCGCTGCTACGCCCTGGGCCTCTTCGATGAGGCTGTGAGGCTCCTTGGCGAGGCTCTGCGGGACGAGAAGCGGGAGAAGGGTCTCTACGTCAACAGAGGAG ACTGCTTCCTTCGCCTGGGGGAGCTGGCCTACGCGCTAGCGGATTACCAGCAGGCGCTGGAGCTGAGCCCGGGGGACTGGGGCGTACGGAGACGGATTGCAGTGGTGCTGCAcgagcagggccagcaggacttAGCGGCGAG GCGGTACCAGCAGGCAGAAGCTCGCTTTTCTGCGGCCATCAAGTACGACCCGCACAAACCACTGTACTACCTGTGCCGGGCCAGGACCCGTGTGTGCCGCGGCAGAGTGGAGAGCGCGAAGGAGGATGTTGCGCTAAGTCTGTGGCTCGACCCCACTGACAGCGAG GTCCTTTCCCTTGCACACTACCTCTTTCCAAGAAAGACTATCCAGGCTGTGCTTAGGAGTGAGACTGGACGCCTCGCTAAAGAAACCTTGGAGAAAAAGCTTCTGTGCCCTGCAGAACCCCCAGTGCTGGCTGGTCTCACCCGGTGCAAGAGACGCAGTAG GCCACCGATCACACTAGAGGGTGACCTGAAGGAAGCAGCAGAGCCAGAGGAGGCCAGAGGAGCCTGGCAGGACTGCGAGAACAGCATCAGCCGCTGCACGTCAGAGTACGAGCTGTATGAGGAGCTGGTCACCTGTGGAGGCATAGCGACCCGG
- the PTRH1 gene encoding peptidyl-tRNA hydrolase isoform X2: MQAALLAGRARPLVAGLGNYGLRGTRHSVGMAVLDRLAGRLAVADRWRADGRCCGDVAVATAHGVELVLLKPRRLMNLNGLSVASAAKMYNLSPEDIYLVHDDLDKALGKVAIKLGGSARGHNGVRSCISALHSDEMTRLRVGIGRPEGETTVTCYVLGPFSSREQEMLQQVLAQAATCLLEHILRRRAPRGEPGDRG, encoded by the exons ATGCAGGCGGCGCTGCTGGCGGGGCGCGCGCGGCCCCTC gTGGCAGGTCTGGGCAACTACGGGCTGCGAGGGACGCGGCACAGCGTGGGCATGGCCGTGCTGGACCGCCTGGCCGGGCGGCTGGCGGTGGCCGACCGGTGGCGAGCGGACGGCCGGTGCTGCGGGGACGTGGCCGTGGCCACGGCGCACGGCGTGGAGCTGGTGCTGCTCAAGCCGCGGAGGCTGATGAACCTCAACGGGCTCAGCGTCGCCAGCGCTG CCAAGATGTACAACCTGAGCCCGGAAGACATTTACCTGGTTCATGACGACCTGGACAAGGCCCTGGGGAAGGTGGCGATCAAGCTGGGAGGCAGCGCAAG GGGACACAACGGGGTCCGATCCTGCATCAGCGCTCTGCACTCCGAT GAGATGACACGGCTCAGGGTCGGCATTGGGCGGCCAGAGGGCGAAACGACAGTGACCTGCTACGTCCTGGGCCCAttcagcagcagggagcaggagatgctgcagcaggTCCTGGCCCAGGCAGCCACTTGCCTGCTGGAGCACATCCTGCGGAGGAGAGCACCCAGGGGAGAGCCAGGGGACAGGGGGTGA
- the PTRH1 gene encoding peptidyl-tRNA hydrolase isoform X1, with protein MQAALLAGRARPLVSRAGPRVLVAGLGNYGLRGTRHSVGMAVLDRLAGRLAVADRWRADGRCCGDVAVATAHGVELVLLKPRRLMNLNGLSVASAAKMYNLSPEDIYLVHDDLDKALGKVAIKLGGSARGHNGVRSCISALHSDEMTRLRVGIGRPEGETTVTCYVLGPFSSREQEMLQQVLAQAATCLLEHILRRRAPRGEPGDRG; from the exons ATGCAGGCGGCGCTGCTGGCGGGGCGCGCGCGGCCCCTCGTGagccgggcggggccgcgcgtCCTG gTGGCAGGTCTGGGCAACTACGGGCTGCGAGGGACGCGGCACAGCGTGGGCATGGCCGTGCTGGACCGCCTGGCCGGGCGGCTGGCGGTGGCCGACCGGTGGCGAGCGGACGGCCGGTGCTGCGGGGACGTGGCCGTGGCCACGGCGCACGGCGTGGAGCTGGTGCTGCTCAAGCCGCGGAGGCTGATGAACCTCAACGGGCTCAGCGTCGCCAGCGCTG CCAAGATGTACAACCTGAGCCCGGAAGACATTTACCTGGTTCATGACGACCTGGACAAGGCCCTGGGGAAGGTGGCGATCAAGCTGGGAGGCAGCGCAAG GGGACACAACGGGGTCCGATCCTGCATCAGCGCTCTGCACTCCGAT GAGATGACACGGCTCAGGGTCGGCATTGGGCGGCCAGAGGGCGAAACGACAGTGACCTGCTACGTCCTGGGCCCAttcagcagcagggagcaggagatgctgcagcaggTCCTGGCCCAGGCAGCCACTTGCCTGCTGGAGCACATCCTGCGGAGGAGAGCACCCAGGGGAGAGCCAGGGGACAGGGGGTGA
- the LOC112991396 gene encoding uncharacterized protein LOC112991396 has protein sequence MLDKESLMKEMEQRVEALATETHRRMSETTQQVIQENVALRAQLGRLNSYNRDLLKDNEELQAVMRDLKIQVDLLKDREKEMARRMVCNRKVISMLTTLCEMLQGLGDEAAWKKVQCQLEQLKEAAAVLRCEEEDSRATVRKIMSEQQCQPGASEEMGLMGSVENILSKGRANSRDPRERPSERMGKSQHWAKLRNRLMMQELSESPAAGLLLALKDSKTHELNTPKSSSSQVHPALPPGAFPGISNKAPSKMQLLVSHLMHTLRGSGHLPGLPIPAPPEPLPQPEGETPGRAGGTLGGAFCLPTLTPTPLEASLQPGLEEQGQEH, from the exons ATGCTGGACAAGGAGAG CCTGATGAAGGAGATGGAGCAGCGGGTGGAAGCTTTGGCAACTGAGACGCACAGGAGGATGTCTGAGACCACCCAACAGGTCATCCAGGAGAATGTGGCCCTCAGGGCCCAGCTGGGCAGGTTGAACAGCTACAACAGGGACCTCCTGAAGGATAACGAGGAGCTCCAGGCAGTCATGCGTGACCTGAAGATCCAAGTGGATCTCCTGAAGGACAGGGAGAAGGAGATGGCCAGGCGCATGGTCTGCAACCGCAAG gtGATCTCGATGCTGACCACGTTATGTGAGatgctgcaggggctgggggacgAGGCGGCGTGGAAGAAGGTCCAGTGCCAGCTGGAGCAGCTGAAGGAAGCAGCAGCGGTGCTGCG CTGTGAGGAGGAGGACTCACGAGCCACGGTGAGGAAGATCATGTCTGAACAGCAGTGCCAGCCCGGGGCCTCAGAAGAGATGGGGCTCATGGGGAGCGTGGAGAATATTCTGAGCAAGGGAAGAGCCAACAGCAGGGACCCCAGGGAG AGGCCGTCGGAGAGGATGGGAAAATCCCAGCACTGGGCCAAGCTGCGGAACAGGTTGATGATGCAGGAGCTGTCAGAGTCCCCGGCTGCAGGGTTGCTGCTGGCTTTGAAGGATAGCAAGACCCATGAGCTAAACACACCCAAAAGCAG CTCCAGCCAGGTGCATCCCGCCTTGCCCCCAGGAGCTTTCCCCGGGATCTCCAACAAGGCGCCCTCCAAGATGCAGCTGCTTGTGTCCCACCTCATGCATACGCTGAGAGGCTCCGGCCACCTTCCCGGGCTACCCATCCCGGCACCGCCTGAGCCCCTGCCGCAGCCTGAAGGCGAGAcaccaggcagagctgggggaacccTCGGAGGGGCCTTCTGCCTGCCAACACTCACCCCTACCCCTCTGGAAGCTTCCCTCCAGCCTGGGCTGGAGGAACAGGGACAAGAACATTGA